Proteins from a genomic interval of Deltaproteobacteria bacterium HGW-Deltaproteobacteria-6:
- a CDS encoding excinuclease ABC subunit C — MHYVYVINSIKDKKMYTGCTEDLRKRFSEHNNGNVPSTKGRGPFELIYYEASLSGEDAFAREKYLKSGMGKRYLKNRLKRFLSLTG; from the coding sequence ATGCATTATGTTTATGTAATTAACAGCATAAAAGACAAAAAAATGTATACGGGATGCACTGAAGATTTACGGAAGCGTTTTAGCGAGCATAACAATGGCAATGTCCCATCTACAAAAGGACGCGGACCTTTTGAACTTATATATTATGAGGCGTCTTTGAGTGGTGAAGATGCTTTTGCCCGTGAGAAATATTTGAAATCAGGTATGGGAAAGCGATATTTAAAGAATAGGCTAAAACGCTTCCTGTCTCTAACGGGATGA
- a CDS encoding cytochrome C biogenesis protein CycH — protein sequence MQDPKGQVILYKNHLEVRLEQDTVWLTQKQMSVLFDKDVRTINEHIKNIFIEGELSSESVIRKFRITAADEKSYDTAHYNLDVIISVGYRVKSLRGTQFRIWATNVLRHHLVDGYTINKKRLETQQNKIHELQDTVRLLGNMALLDGVSDEAKGIVQIIAEYSRALNILDDFDHQRLAAPKGTRKTKYKLSYDEARKIIDQMKIKFKDSALVGQEKDKSFQGSLGAIYQTFDGKDVYPTIEAKAAHLLYFVTKNHSFIDGNKRIAAALFVCFLQKTGILLDKDGRKRIDDNALVALTLMIAASKPSEKDIMVKVILNLIVEKK from the coding sequence ATGCAGGATCCAAAAGGGCAGGTGATTTTATACAAAAATCATCTGGAAGTCCGTTTGGAGCAAGACACCGTCTGGCTGACGCAGAAACAGATGTCAGTTCTTTTTGATAAGGATGTTCGCACGATTAATGAGCATATCAAGAATATCTTTATTGAAGGAGAACTTAGCTCGGAATCAGTTATCCGGAAATTCCGGATAACTGCCGCTGACGAGAAAAGTTACGATACAGCACACTATAATCTGGATGTAATTATTTCAGTGGGCTATAGGGTTAAGTCGCTACGAGGCACGCAGTTTCGCATCTGGGCTACCAATGTCTTGCGTCATCACCTTGTGGACGGTTACACGATCAATAAAAAGCGGCTGGAAACGCAGCAGAACAAAATCCATGAGTTGCAGGACACCGTCCGGTTGCTTGGCAACATGGCCCTGCTTGATGGTGTATCGGATGAAGCAAAAGGCATCGTTCAGATTATTGCCGAATACTCGCGGGCATTGAATATTCTTGACGACTTCGACCACCAGCGTTTGGCTGCGCCGAAAGGCACCAGAAAAACAAAATATAAGTTGTCCTATGACGAAGCCAGAAAAATCATCGATCAGATGAAAATAAAATTTAAAGACTCTGCCCTGGTCGGGCAGGAAAAGGACAAAAGTTTTCAAGGTTCGCTGGGTGCCATTTACCAGACCTTTGACGGTAAAGATGTTTATCCGACAATAGAGGCAAAGGCGGCCCACCTGCTTTATTTTGTAACCAAAAACCACAGCTTTATCGATGGCAACAAGCGCATTGCTGCGGCTTTATTCGTTTGCTTCCTGCAAAAAACCGGCATTTTGCTGGACAAGGATGGGCGTAAACGCATTGATGATAACGCACTTGTCGCATTAACCCTGATGATCGCGGCGAGTAAGCCGTCAGAAAAAGATATAATGGTTAAAGTGATATTGAATCTGATCGTGGAGAAAAAATAG
- a CDS encoding acyl-CoA dehydrogenase, which yields MIDFSLTDEQKALQDLARKFAKKEIIPIALQYDKEAFVPDAILKKAHAAGLMNLTTPQAYGGHGMKLLEAALITEELNAGCAGIGGMITINSLACGPILIGGTDEQKKRFLIPLCESGKTASFGLTEREAGSDAAGVKTKAVRKGDEYVLNGQKCFITNASFAALYTIFATTDPGKGTKGITAFVVPRETPGVSIGKVEDKMGQRALDVAEVNLDDVVIPAANVLGAEGQGFKIAMETLNEGRINIATTALGIARAAFEASLAYAKQRVQFGKPIGTFQSINFMLADMAAAVDASRLLTWYAASRADQGLPFAREAAQAKLFASDTAMSLTTDAVQIHGGYGYTKEYMVEKLMRDAKLTQIYEGTNQVNRIVAGGALMR from the coding sequence ATGATTGATTTCAGTTTAACCGACGAACAAAAAGCATTGCAGGATCTGGCCCGGAAATTTGCCAAAAAAGAGATTATTCCCATCGCGCTTCAGTATGATAAGGAGGCGTTTGTTCCGGACGCCATCTTAAAAAAAGCGCACGCAGCGGGGCTTATGAACCTGACCACGCCGCAAGCATACGGCGGCCACGGCATGAAGCTTCTGGAGGCGGCGCTGATTACCGAAGAGCTCAATGCAGGCTGCGCGGGCATCGGCGGCATGATCACCATTAATTCGCTGGCCTGCGGTCCCATCCTGATCGGCGGCACGGACGAACAGAAAAAACGTTTCCTGATACCGCTTTGCGAATCGGGGAAAACCGCCTCTTTCGGACTGACCGAGCGTGAAGCGGGCTCCGACGCCGCGGGCGTCAAAACCAAAGCCGTCCGCAAGGGTGACGAATATGTCCTGAACGGTCAGAAATGTTTCATCACCAATGCCAGTTTTGCGGCCCTCTATACGATTTTTGCCACCACCGATCCCGGGAAGGGCACCAAGGGCATCACCGCGTTTGTGGTTCCGCGCGAGACGCCGGGTGTTTCCATCGGCAAGGTGGAGGATAAAATGGGACAAAGAGCGTTGGACGTGGCCGAAGTCAATCTGGACGACGTGGTCATTCCCGCGGCCAACGTTCTGGGCGCGGAAGGGCAGGGATTCAAAATCGCCATGGAAACCCTTAATGAAGGCCGCATCAACATCGCCACGACGGCTCTGGGCATTGCTCGGGCCGCCTTTGAGGCTTCTTTGGCCTACGCCAAACAGCGGGTGCAGTTCGGTAAGCCGATCGGCACTTTCCAGTCCATCAATTTTATGCTGGCCGATATGGCGGCGGCTGTTGACGCCTCAAGGCTGTTGACCTGGTATGCCGCGTCGCGCGCGGATCAGGGGCTGCCTTTTGCCCGGGAAGCGGCGCAGGCCAAGTTATTTGCCTCCGATACGGCCATGTCTTTAACCACCGATGCCGTTCAGATCCACGGCGGATACGGATATACCAAGGAATACATGGTGGAAAAACTGATGCGCGACGCCAAGCTCACCCAGATTTATGAAGGCACCAACCAGGTCAACCGCATTGTCGCCGGCGGCGCCCTGATGCGCTGA
- a CDS encoding hydroxyacid dehydrogenase encodes MKIINTAPMSDATLKSMIESKAEGLSFTVVEAHRMPEHKLAEWVADADIVLGDYTGATPITRRIVQAAKNLKLIQQPSVGYNHIDVAACTEFGIPVANTPGANDIGVAEHTIMLAMACLKNLTFYNAKTHQGEWLFMHAQKTGIFELHGKTYGLLGMGRTARAVAARLVPFGVRLLYYDIARLSAEDEKKYQAVYASLEEIMKTADVVSIHLPLTETTANIIDVQKLKLMKPTAILINVGRGALVDETALADALLAGEIAMAAVDVFVEEPPPQNHPLFGLENAILTPHLAGSTRESGGRIVNMAMENMIRVMKGEKPLWVLNL; translated from the coding sequence ATGAAAATAATCAACACCGCGCCCATGTCCGATGCCACTTTGAAGAGCATGATTGAAAGTAAAGCTGAGGGATTATCGTTTACCGTTGTGGAAGCCCATAGAATGCCGGAACACAAACTGGCGGAATGGGTGGCCGATGCCGACATCGTTCTGGGCGACTATACGGGCGCAACGCCTATTACCCGCCGGATTGTTCAGGCGGCGAAAAACCTCAAACTGATTCAGCAGCCCAGCGTAGGTTACAATCATATTGATGTTGCGGCCTGCACGGAGTTTGGCATCCCCGTGGCCAACACACCCGGCGCCAACGATATCGGTGTTGCCGAACATACCATCATGCTGGCTATGGCCTGTCTGAAGAATCTGACATTTTACAATGCCAAAACTCATCAGGGGGAATGGCTTTTCATGCACGCGCAAAAAACGGGCATCTTTGAACTTCACGGCAAAACTTACGGATTGCTGGGCATGGGGCGCACCGCGCGCGCCGTGGCCGCAAGGCTTGTTCCTTTTGGCGTCAGGCTGCTGTATTATGATATTGCGCGTCTCAGCGCGGAAGATGAAAAGAAATATCAGGCCGTCTACGCGTCCCTGGAAGAAATCATGAAAACGGCGGACGTGGTCAGCATCCACCTGCCGCTGACGGAGACGACCGCCAATATCATCGACGTTCAAAAACTGAAGCTGATGAAACCCACGGCAATTCTGATCAACGTGGGGCGCGGCGCGCTGGTGGATGAAACCGCTCTGGCCGACGCGCTCCTGGCCGGTGAAATTGCCATGGCCGCCGTGGATGTCTTTGTCGAGGAACCGCCGCCTCAAAATCACCCGCTCTTTGGGTTGGAAAACGCCATTCTCACACCGCATCTGGCCGGCTCCACCCGCGAGTCCGGCGGCCGCATCGTCAACATGGCGATGGAGAACATGATCCGCGTTATGAAGGGCGAAAAGCCTCTCTGGGTGTTGAATCTTTAG
- a CDS encoding C4-dicarboxylate ABC transporter substrate-binding protein produces MDYFGMGRAASIVAMIVVILVIIFACFWFFHSAPPKTITITSGEKGSAYYSVAEKYAKILARDGVKLVILPSAGSVENLQRLTDRTFKVDIGFVQAGLAKGQNVENLVSLGSVSYQPLLIFHRLGQPVEVLSQLAGRRIAIGREGSGTRKLALALLSVNGIEPGGGAAFLDAEGEEAAAALLAGKADAIFLMADSASSQTMRTLLKAPGIGLVNFTQADAYVRRIGYLNKLTMPKGAMDFGKNIPTQNITLVCPTVELIARDNLHPALTDLLLAAAVEIHGRAALFQNRGDFPVALENEFKISGDAKRFYKSGKSFFYRYLPFWLASLINRILVVFVPLIIILIPGLKSIPALFRWRMSLRINRWYRLLLLVEQDAGNKDRPRDIGELIRRLDEIESEVNQMKVPASYGDQFYVLRTHINFVRTKLQNTMLN; encoded by the coding sequence ATGGATTATTTCGGTATGGGCCGCGCGGCATCCATCGTGGCCATGATCGTTGTCATTCTGGTCATTATCTTTGCCTGTTTCTGGTTCTTCCATTCCGCTCCGCCTAAGACGATTACAATCACCAGCGGGGAGAAAGGCAGCGCCTATTACAGCGTTGCCGAAAAATACGCCAAAATCCTCGCCCGCGACGGCGTAAAGCTGGTCATTTTACCCTCGGCCGGTTCCGTGGAAAACCTTCAGCGTCTGACCGATCGCACGTTTAAGGTGGATATCGGATTTGTACAGGCCGGTCTGGCCAAAGGACAAAATGTTGAAAATCTGGTTTCGCTGGGCAGCGTTTCTTATCAACCGCTTTTGATTTTTCATCGTCTGGGACAGCCTGTAGAGGTGTTGTCGCAGCTTGCAGGCAGGAGGATTGCCATAGGCCGTGAGGGCAGCGGGACGCGCAAGCTGGCCCTGGCCCTGCTTTCCGTAAACGGCATCGAGCCCGGCGGCGGCGCCGCGTTTTTGGATGCGGAGGGAGAAGAAGCAGCAGCCGCGCTGCTTGCCGGAAAAGCAGATGCCATTTTCCTCATGGCGGATTCCGCCTCATCGCAAACCATGCGCACATTGCTTAAGGCACCGGGCATTGGTCTGGTCAATTTTACTCAGGCCGACGCCTACGTTCGCCGGATCGGCTACCTCAATAAACTGACGATGCCGAAAGGCGCGATGGATTTCGGGAAAAATATTCCGACGCAGAACATAACGCTGGTTTGTCCCACCGTCGAACTGATCGCCCGGGATAATCTGCATCCGGCCTTGACCGATCTGCTTTTGGCTGCCGCAGTGGAAATACACGGCCGCGCCGCGCTTTTTCAGAATCGCGGCGACTTTCCCGTGGCCCTGGAAAACGAATTTAAAATCAGCGGCGACGCCAAACGCTTTTACAAATCCGGCAAAAGTTTCTTCTACCGCTATCTGCCGTTCTGGCTGGCCAGCCTGATCAACCGGATCCTGGTGGTGTTTGTGCCGCTGATCATCATTCTGATTCCCGGATTGAAAAGCATTCCCGCGCTTTTCCGCTGGCGCATGAGCCTGCGCATTAACCGGTGGTATCGGCTGCTCTTGCTGGTTGAACAGGACGCGGGCAACAAGGACAGGCCCCGGGATATCGGTGAACTGATCCGGAGGCTCGATGAAATCGAATCCGAAGTCAATCAAATGAAAGTGCCCGCCTCCTACGGCGACCAGTTCTACGTATTGCGCACACACATTAATTTTGTCCGAACCAAGCTTCAAAATACAATGCTGAATTGA
- a CDS encoding DUF1015 domain-containing protein yields MALVLPFKAVRPQVKYAAQVAALPYDVMTREEGQKAVAGHPLSFMHVEKSEIDVPDGTRPDDAIIYETAKKNFSKLREDGILKQDESPCYYVYRQQMGAQVQTGIVGVMSAAEYDEGKIKKHELTRQDKEDDRIRHVDNVNAQTGPVFISYMARPGINALTEKIVKGKPEYDFTAEDGVIHTAWVVADSAQIEELRKEFAEVDALYIADGHHRAAAAATVARKRRKDGQVQESDRVLAVFFPHNQLKVMDYNRAVKDLQGLTAEQFLEKISAKFTVTKNFAAKSPGRLHDFGMYLGGAWYCITIKEGVYNAKDPVASLDAAILQEHLLAPVLGISDPRTDDRIKFIGGIRGMAELEKLVNQDGFAVAFSLYATTMEQIMNVADAGAIMPPKSTWFEPKLRSGLFVHTL; encoded by the coding sequence ATGGCTTTGGTATTACCTTTTAAAGCGGTTCGCCCGCAGGTGAAGTATGCGGCACAGGTAGCAGCGCTGCCGTACGATGTGATGACACGGGAAGAAGGACAAAAAGCGGTGGCAGGCCATCCGTTGAGTTTTATGCACGTGGAAAAATCAGAAATCGATGTACCGGACGGAACGCGTCCGGACGATGCCATAATTTATGAGACCGCAAAGAAAAACTTCAGTAAATTGAGGGAAGACGGCATCCTGAAGCAGGATGAATCGCCCTGTTATTATGTCTATCGTCAGCAGATGGGGGCTCAGGTGCAGACGGGCATCGTCGGCGTAATGAGCGCCGCGGAATATGACGAAGGAAAGATCAAGAAGCACGAGCTGACCAGGCAGGACAAGGAAGATGACCGCATCCGCCACGTGGACAACGTCAACGCGCAGACCGGCCCCGTGTTCATTAGCTACATGGCGCGTCCCGGCATCAACGCGCTTACGGAAAAGATTGTGAAAGGCAAGCCGGAATATGATTTTACCGCCGAAGACGGCGTGATCCATACCGCCTGGGTCGTGGCGGATTCCGCGCAGATTGAAGAACTCCGTAAAGAATTTGCAGAGGTTGACGCGCTGTATATCGCCGACGGGCATCACCGAGCCGCCGCAGCCGCCACCGTCGCGCGCAAGCGCCGCAAGGACGGTCAGGTGCAGGAATCGGACCGGGTGCTTGCCGTGTTTTTCCCGCACAATCAATTAAAGGTCATGGACTACAACCGCGCGGTGAAAGACCTGCAGGGCCTCACCGCCGAACAGTTTCTGGAGAAGATCAGCGCCAAATTCACCGTGACGAAAAACTTTGCCGCAAAATCACCCGGGCGTCTGCATGATTTCGGCATGTATCTGGGCGGCGCGTGGTATTGCATCACGATCAAAGAAGGGGTCTACAACGCCAAAGATCCGGTGGCCAGCCTGGACGCGGCCATTTTGCAGGAACACCTGCTGGCGCCTGTTCTGGGCATTTCCGATCCGCGCACCGACGACCGCATTAAATTCATCGGCGGCATCCGGGGCATGGCGGAGCTGGAAAAGCTGGTGAATCAGGACGGCTTTGCCGTCGCCTTTTCGCTGTATGCCACCACCATGGAGCAGATTATGAATGTGGCCGACGCCGGCGCGATTATGCCGCCCAAGTCCACCTGGTTTGAACCCAAGCTGCGCAGCGGTTTGTTTGTTCATACCCTTTAG
- a CDS encoding alpha/beta hydrolase, producing the protein MSEGKIMGNTLVFIHGLESTSQGNKAQFFRKSFPQMIIEDYAGDFETRMIKLKKILSGKDQLIIVGSSFGGLMAARFALDEEPRVKKLILIAPALILEGFENAAKEKLQIPVIIYHGTRDKVVNPDDVKKIAEKTFARLEHHLVDDEHPLNKVFPTIPWKELLEEK; encoded by the coding sequence ATGTCAGAGGGTAAAATAATGGGGAACACACTTGTTTTTATTCATGGTCTGGAAAGTACATCGCAGGGAAACAAGGCGCAGTTTTTTCGAAAGTCCTTTCCGCAGATGATCATTGAAGATTACGCGGGCGATTTTGAAACCCGGATGATTAAGCTCAAAAAGATTCTCAGCGGCAAAGACCAACTGATTATTGTGGGGTCCAGTTTTGGCGGCCTGATGGCGGCCCGCTTCGCGCTCGATGAGGAACCGAGGGTGAAAAAATTGATCCTGATTGCTCCCGCGCTGATCTTGGAAGGTTTTGAAAACGCCGCTAAAGAAAAGCTGCAAATCCCGGTGATCATTTACCATGGCACGCGGGATAAGGTTGTCAATCCTGATGACGTCAAAAAGATCGCTGAAAAAACATTCGCCCGCCTGGAGCATCACCTGGTGGATGACGAGCATCCGTTAAATAAAGTCTTCCCGACAATTCCCTGGAAAGAACTTCTGGAAGAAAAATAA
- a CDS encoding class III poly(R)-hydroxyalkanoic acid synthase subunit PhaC, translated as MNSTKIPIDLIMERMAEDAEKTQKRVSKASDVLLGELNYELGSTPYEIVYEEDRVKVKHYSRNENADNKLKVPLLVVYALINRETMLDLQPDRSVVKTFLEGGIDLYMVDWGYPKRKDRFLTIDDHVNGYMNNVIDFIRNKHNVPQINLMGICMGGTFCVMYAAQHPEKIKNLITTVTPSSFDTDKGLLHVWMKNIDTDRMIRTFGNIPGDLMNFGFLLLNPARLMIDKYVGFMENMDNKDFVENFVRMERWIFDSPDVPGETFRQFVDDCYKNNLLIQSKLLLGGEPVDLKKLTMPLLNFFGEYDHLVPPQACNQLTGAVGSKDTEDVCLETGHIGIYVSSRFQRQFAPKIVRWLKERDQTETTAPEKTEQQAIIKKAPPVKVDAKLKSPAAKKKAPVKQTGVRKKESGKPKNIHPSTPGKGKISLIQKIAEAI; from the coding sequence ATGAATTCAACAAAAATTCCTATCGACCTGATCATGGAGCGAATGGCCGAAGACGCGGAGAAAACGCAAAAGCGCGTTTCCAAGGCATCCGACGTGTTACTGGGCGAACTCAACTATGAACTTGGCTCGACGCCCTATGAAATTGTGTATGAAGAAGACCGGGTCAAGGTGAAGCATTACTCGCGCAATGAAAACGCGGACAACAAGTTAAAAGTCCCCCTGCTGGTGGTTTACGCTCTGATCAACCGGGAAACCATGCTGGATTTGCAGCCGGATCGAAGTGTCGTCAAAACCTTTCTGGAGGGTGGCATCGATTTATATATGGTGGACTGGGGATATCCCAAACGCAAGGATCGCTTCCTGACCATTGACGATCATGTCAACGGCTATATGAATAATGTCATTGATTTCATCCGAAATAAACACAATGTCCCCCAAATTAATCTGATGGGCATTTGCATGGGCGGAACATTTTGCGTCATGTACGCCGCCCAGCATCCGGAAAAGATTAAAAACTTAATCACCACCGTTACGCCGTCCAGTTTCGATACGGACAAAGGCCTTTTGCATGTCTGGATGAAAAACATCGACACGGACCGGATGATTCGAACATTCGGCAATATTCCCGGAGATCTGATGAATTTCGGGTTTCTCCTTTTGAATCCCGCGCGTCTGATGATCGATAAATATGTCGGTTTCATGGAAAACATGGACAATAAGGACTTTGTGGAAAATTTCGTGCGCATGGAGCGCTGGATTTTCGACAGTCCCGACGTTCCCGGAGAAACGTTTCGCCAGTTCGTGGACGACTGCTACAAAAACAATCTGCTGATCCAAAGCAAGCTGCTGCTGGGAGGCGAGCCGGTGGATTTAAAGAAATTGACCATGCCGCTGCTCAATTTTTTCGGCGAATACGACCATCTGGTGCCCCCTCAGGCCTGTAATCAGCTGACCGGCGCCGTTGGAAGCAAGGATACGGAAGATGTTTGTCTGGAAACCGGGCACATCGGCATCTATGTCAGCTCCAGATTTCAGAGACAGTTTGCCCCGAAAATTGTCCGGTGGCTTAAAGAACGTGATCAGACGGAAACAACTGCTCCGGAGAAAACTGAACAACAGGCAATTATCAAGAAAGCGCCACCGGTTAAAGTTGATGCTAAACTGAAAAGTCCGGCCGCGAAGAAAAAAGCCCCTGTCAAACAAACCGGCGTAAGGAAGAAAGAGTCAGGCAAACCAAAAAATATACATCCGTCAACACCGGGAAAGGGCAAGATATCACTTATTCAAAAAATCGCTGAAGCCATATAA
- a CDS encoding diguanylate cyclase has protein sequence MSTEEKYFRALSKLSRDISATEDHTKIGHLIVSAAVDTLKAKAAVIFVMDENSEGSIHNKAVAQVGLSEKYIHAGPAHAVKISPQLLEDGYMYFRDATTDKRLTNREAKKAEGIGSILSVPVMDKGKMLGILSLYTKDIRKFSKDEIDFLSILAEQGGSEIENALLIRRLRHQSRTFLKLAASISESLDVKTILQAMTHDLVKSLRLKAAAVQLLDEDKRTLKRVACFGLSEKYLNKGPIVADKNMAEALKGKTIIIKNVLEDKGIQYKKEKEEEGIVSMLYVPIKSKEDVIGVLIVYSGRQREFAEDEILLVTALAYQGGLAINNACMYMVIQDDIKDLKENIWSHKSWF, from the coding sequence ATGTCAACTGAAGAAAAATATTTTCGCGCCTTGAGCAAGCTCAGCAGAGACATCAGCGCAACGGAGGACCATACCAAAATCGGGCACCTGATTGTGTCCGCGGCGGTAGATACCTTGAAAGCCAAGGCAGCCGTCATCTTTGTGATGGATGAAAATTCAGAAGGTTCTATTCACAACAAAGCAGTGGCGCAGGTCGGTCTTTCCGAAAAATATATCCACGCGGGGCCGGCACACGCCGTCAAAATCAGTCCGCAGCTGCTGGAAGACGGCTACATGTATTTTCGTGATGCGACGACGGACAAGCGGCTGACGAACCGGGAGGCCAAAAAAGCGGAAGGCATCGGATCGATTCTGTCCGTGCCGGTCATGGATAAAGGCAAGATGCTGGGCATTCTCAGTCTCTACACCAAAGATATCCGTAAATTCAGCAAAGATGAAATCGATTTTCTGTCCATTCTGGCCGAACAGGGCGGCTCGGAGATTGAAAATGCCCTCCTGATCCGGAGACTGCGCCATCAATCCCGTACCTTCCTGAAACTGGCCGCAAGCATTTCCGAAAGCCTGGATGTTAAAACCATCCTGCAGGCAATGACACATGATCTGGTCAAATCACTTCGTCTTAAAGCGGCAGCCGTTCAATTGCTGGATGAGGATAAACGAACCCTGAAACGGGTGGCCTGTTTCGGACTGAGCGAAAAATATCTGAATAAAGGGCCTATCGTGGCAGATAAAAACATGGCTGAAGCCCTGAAAGGCAAGACCATCATCATTAAGAACGTGCTTGAGGACAAGGGCATTCAGTATAAGAAAGAAAAAGAAGAAGAAGGCATTGTCTCCATGCTGTATGTTCCGATTAAATCCAAGGAGGATGTCATCGGCGTTCTCATCGTATACAGCGGACGGCAAAGAGAATTCGCCGAAGATGAAATCCTGCTGGTCACGGCTTTGGCCTACCAGGGCGGCCTGGCCATTAACAATGCCTGCATGTATATGGTGATACAGGATGACATAAAGGATTTGAAAGAAAATATATGGAGTCATAAATCCTGGTTTTAG
- a CDS encoding enoyl-CoA hydratase, whose translation MIAGKRIDQIKVGDTAEFAKTVTETDIYLYAGITGDFNPAHVNEAYAKNTFFKTRIAHGMLTAGFISAIIANQLPGPGTIYMKQELSFLAPVRIGDTITARVEVIELITEKNRVRLKTTCTNQDGVVVLEGEGLVSPPKAPKA comes from the coding sequence ATGATCGCTGGAAAAAGAATTGATCAGATTAAAGTAGGAGACACAGCGGAATTTGCCAAAACCGTGACTGAAACGGATATTTATTTATACGCGGGCATCACCGGCGATTTCAATCCGGCGCATGTCAACGAGGCCTATGCAAAAAACACCTTTTTCAAAACCCGCATCGCGCACGGCATGCTCACGGCGGGGTTCATCTCGGCCATTATTGCCAACCAGCTGCCCGGCCCCGGAACCATTTACATGAAACAGGAGTTGAGTTTTCTGGCGCCGGTGCGCATTGGCGATACCATTACGGCGCGGGTAGAAGTTATTGAATTAATCACCGAAAAAAACCGCGTCCGTTTGAAAACCACGTGCACCAACCAGGACGGTGTGGTTGTGCTGGAGGGCGAAGGGCTGGTCAGCCCTCCCAAAGCGCCGAAAGCATAA
- a CDS encoding transcriptional regulator, with protein MDKNTLLLKKYTNRRLYDTEKSIYVTLDYVTETIRHGRKIQVTDAKTGEDVTPAILTQIVLEEARKKKFLLPPPLLYLIIQYGENVLTDFFEKYLEQTIRNYLLFRNVADDQFKKWLEYGENYPKMDPQAMAGLSPFKPLFDLFGADAQKKQQEDKS; from the coding sequence ATGGATAAAAACACGCTGCTGCTCAAAAAATACACCAACCGCAGACTTTACGATACGGAAAAAAGTATTTACGTTACACTGGATTACGTAACAGAAACCATCCGTCATGGCCGGAAGATTCAGGTAACGGACGCCAAAACCGGCGAAGATGTCACCCCGGCCATTCTCACGCAAATTGTTTTAGAAGAGGCCCGTAAAAAGAAATTTCTTTTACCCCCTCCCCTGCTCTATCTGATTATTCAATATGGTGAAAATGTGCTCACGGATTTCTTCGAAAAGTATCTCGAGCAGACGATTCGTAATTATCTGTTGTTCCGCAATGTGGCTGATGACCAGTTCAAAAAGTGGCTCGAGTATGGCGAAAATTACCCCAAAATGGATCCACAGGCCATGGCCGGTCTTTCACCATTCAAACCTCTTTTTGATCTGTTTGGCGCCGATGCGCAAAAAAAACAACAGGAAGACAAGTCATAA
- a CDS encoding (Fe-S)-binding protein has product MYSKKIVIRYTPEVVQQPVIYLLSQKHNLVFNILKARIYPRREGVIVLELSGQKEDFDRGIHFLKEMGLKVESLSKSVSQNCDKCVHCGACTGFCPTGALSFEKQTQKVLFDPEKCNGCELCVSACPVRAMEINLM; this is encoded by the coding sequence ATGTACTCGAAAAAAATAGTTATTCGCTATACACCGGAGGTTGTCCAGCAACCGGTCATTTATCTTTTGTCTCAAAAACACAATCTGGTCTTTAATATTCTTAAAGCAAGAATCTATCCACGCCGCGAAGGCGTGATCGTACTGGAACTATCCGGGCAGAAAGAAGATTTCGACCGTGGCATCCATTTTCTAAAAGAAATGGGATTGAAAGTTGAGTCTCTTTCCAAAAGCGTGAGTCAGAATTGCGATAAGTGCGTTCATTGCGGCGCCTGCACCGGGTTTTGCCCGACCGGCGCCTTATCCTTCGAAAAACAGACGCAAAAAGTTTTGTTTGATCCTGAAAAGTGCAACGGCTGCGAACTTTGTGTTTCCGCCTGCCCCGTGCGCGCCATGGAAATCAATTTAATGTAA